The Bosea sp. AS-1 region GGAAAGTCGATGTCGTGACGGCCCGGGCGCTCGCGCCGCTGACTCAATTGCTCGACTGGTGCGAAGAGCTGTTGAGAACGGGCACGCTGGGCCTCTTTCCCAAGGGACAACATCTAGATACGGAATTGACCGACTCGGCCAGATATTGGAAGATTCAGGCAACAACCGTTTCTTCCGTGACTGACGACGCCGCGCGAATCCTGATGATCCGCTCGGCCGAGAGACGAGCCGATCCATGACAGACGTCATATCCGTGACCACGCCGCGCCGCCCGCGCGTGATTGCGCTCGCAAATCAGAAGGGCGGCGTCGGCAAGACAACGACCGCCATCAATCTTGGCACCGCCCTCGCCGCCATTGGCGAGAAAGTGCTGATCGTTGATCTCGATCCGCAGGGCAATGCCTCGACGGGCCTGGGCGTCGACCGGCGCAGCCGCAAATCTTCGACCTATGACGTGCTCTGCGGTGATGTCGGCCTGGGGCAGGCCTTGCAGCCGACGGCGGTGCCGGGGTTGTCGCTGGCGCCTTCGACGCTCGATCTGCTCGGCGTGGAATTGGAGATCGCCTCGTCGAAAGATCGCGCACACCGGCTGAAGAACGCGATCGACGAGCTGATCTATGACCAGCGCTGCCAGGATCTGACCTATGTCCTGATCGATTGCCCGCCTTCGCTCAGCCTGATCACCATCAATGCGATGACGGCGGCCGATGCGGTGCTGGTACCGCTGCAGTGCGAGTTTTTTGCGCTTGAAGGTTTGAGCCAGCTTCTCAAGACCGTCGAGCAGGTGCGTGCCGGTCTTAATCCGCGGCTGATCATCCAGGGCGTCGTGCTGACGATGTTCGACCCGCGCAACAACCTGTCCGGCCAGGTCATGGCAGATGTGAAAAGTTTCCTAGGTGATAAGGTCTATGAGACTGTTATCCCGCGGAATGTGCGAATTTCCGAAGCTCCGTCCTATGGAAAGCCGGCGCTGCTCTACGATCTGCGCTGCTCGGGATCACAAGCCTATTTGCGGCTGGCTTCGGAAGTGATCAAGCGTGAGCGTGCTTTGCGCGCCGCGGCCTAGTCGAAGAAAAAGCAGAGGTTGACGAGGATGGCGATGGCCGAAGAACAGGGGCGTTCCCGCCTTGGCCGCGGTCTGGCGGCGCTGATCGGTGATGTCGGCGAGGAAATCGGAGCGATCGAGCGCGCGCGCGGCCAGCGCCGGGTGCCGGTCGAGTTCCTGCGGCCGAGCGCTCGTAACCCGCGCCGCAGCTTCGCGGAGGAGGACCTCGACGATCTGACGGCTTCGATCCGTGAGCGCGGCATTCTGCAACCGATCATCGTGCGTTCGATCGCCGGTATGATCGATGCGTACGAGATCATCGCTGGCGAACGACGCTGGCGGGCGGCGCAGCGCGCCGAACTTCATGACGTGCCGGTGATCCTGGTCGAAGCCGATGATCGTCAAGCTCTCGAAATCGCCATTGTCGAGAACGTCCAGCGCACGGACCTGAACGCGATTGAGGAAGCGGCTGGCTACGAGCGGCTGATCGCCGAGTTCAATTACACCCAGAACGATCTGGCGCGCGTCATCGGCAAGAGCCGCAGCCATGTCGCCAATACCTTGCGCCTGTCGAAGCTGCCCGAGCCGGTCCGCAAGATGGTGAGCGAAGGTGCGGTTTCAGCCGGTCATGCCCGGGCTCTGCTGTCTGTTTCGGACCCGGAACTGATGGCGAAAAAGATCGTCGCGGAAGGGCTGAGCGTGCGCGACATCGAGCGCGTCGTGCAGGAAGAGACCCGAGGCGAAACGAAAAGCGCCGTCGCGGCCAAGCCGAGAGCCGAGAAGGATCCGGACACTCGCGCGTTGGAAAAGGCGCTGGAAGAGGCTCTGGGATTGTCTGTCGTGATCTCACACCGCCCGAATGGCGCCGGCGAGGTCAAGATCTCCTACAAGACCCTGGAGCAGCTCGACGCGCTCTGCCGCCGGCTGAAAGCCTGACCAGCGCGGATCAATCGGCCCGGCTGCTGCGAGCGAGGCGGGCCAGGGTCCATAACACACGGGTCGCGGTCGCGCGGCCCGTTTCGCTGTTCTGGCGGGTGGCGAGGACGGCGTTGCCGAGCAAGGAGATGGCTTCGGTCAGCTTGGCCGTGTTCCAGGCGTTGAGCGCGGCCTCGGTGGTGGCAATGCGGGGGTAGGGCAGGCGCATCGTGCCGACGACGTCCTTGACCCCTCGGCCGGCCTCCACCGCCTGCCGGGCCTTGAGCAGGGACAGAGCCTGGCGCAGAACGGCGCCGAGCATCACGCCGGGGTCGAGCCCCTCACTGGCGAGCTTGGCTTGCGCCAGGTCGAGAACCGGCAACTTTCCGGCAAAGACGGCATCGACCAGCATCGCCTGTTCGCGTTGTGCCGTATCGCCGACCACAGCATCGATGTGTGTTTCCGTCACAGCGGGGTCGGCCCCGAGATAGAGCAGAAGCTTCTCGATCTCGCGTCGAGAGGTCTGACGATCGCCGCCCAGCAGCCCCGCGAGGTGATCGCGGGCGGTGCGGTCGATGGATTTGCCGGCAGCACGCACCATTTCGTCGATGATCGAACCGAGATCGCGGGCTGCATCGCCGTAACAGGGCACTGCCAATGCGCTCCGGGCCTTCTCGCAGGCGGTGCGCAGGGGGTTGCTGCGCTGAAGATCGCCCGCTTCGAGGATGACGAGGGCGTCCTGAGAGGGCGTTGCGAGCAGAGGCTCGACGGCGGCGAGCAGCGGCTTCGAGGTGGATGAAACGCGAATGGCGCGACGGCCGCCGAACAGGCCGATCGTGTTGGCTTCGTCGACCAACTTCAACGGATCGGCAGCAAGAGTGTCGCCATCCATGCGGATGAGCTGGAACGCGTCATTGGGATCGTCGACGCTTTTGCGGGCGAGATTGCCGGCTCGCTCCGAGACCAGCCCGGTATCGGGCCCATAGAACAGGATGAGGCGCCAGGCCGGATCGAGGCGCGCGAGCGTTCGGTCGGCTTCATGCGCCTTGATCGCGACCATGGCGGATCAGGAGGTGAGATCGGCTGCGATCTGCCCGCGAATCAGGCTGGCCAGGTTCTTCGCGGCCCGAATCTGGGCGTCGCGGGCGGCGCGGACCGTCGCGAAGCGCTGGGAGGACCGCTCATAGGGTTCGCGGACGGAACTGGTACCGGAGGAGACGACTTCACCGCTGCCGTTGCGCACCACCTTCCATGTCGCGGTCGCGACGAGAATCGCCGAATCGGCGCGGCCGTTGGCGTAGTCGACGGTGATGACCTCGATCGATTCGGTGAGCGCGGCGTCAAATTTCAGCGTCTTCTGCGCGTCCGGCTCATTGCCGCCGTCGAACTCGAAGACCAGCTCGTTGCGCAGGTAATGGCCCATCAGGCCCTTGATCTCGGGAAACTCGATGCTGCGGAGAGCCGTCTTGACGCTGCCGCCAACCGTGCTCGCCGTCGAGTCCGCATAGAGCGGCCGGAAGCAGCCTCCAGCCAGCGCGGCCAGACCGAGTGCGGCAACCAGCGAGAGGCTGCGGCGGCTCGGCCGGATGATCCGCGCCGCGGTCTCAGACGACGACATTCACGATTCTCCCCGGAACCACGATCACCTTGCGGATGGGACGCCCTTCCAGAGCGCGCTGCACCGCTTCATGGGCACGCACCACCGCTTCGACCGCCACCGTATCGGCATCGGCCGGCACAGTCACCTCCGCCCGCTTCTTGCCGTTGAGCTGGACGGGCAGCGTGATCGCGTCGTCCTTCAGCAAGGCAGCTTCGGCCACCGGCCAGGAGGCTTCGCCGACCAGACCCGGCTGACCGAGCGCGTGCCAGCATTCCTCGGCCAGATGAGGCATCATCGGAGCCACAAGCTGGGTGACGATCGTGGCGGCCTCATGGAGCGCGAAGGCCATGTCGGCATCGAGCTCCGGCTTCTCGGCCGCGGCGTCGAGCGCTTTGCCGATGGCGTTGGTCAGCGTGTAGATATGCGCGACGCAGCGGTTGAAGGCGAGGCGCTCGATATCGGCGCCGACCGCATCGAGCGCGCGGTGGCTCGCCTTGCGCAGCGCGAGGGCCGCCTCGCCGAATTCGGCAGGCTTCCCGACCTTCCCATCCGAGCGCTCCGCAATCTCGCCGATCATGCGCCAGAGGCGCTGGACGAAGCGGGCGGCGCCCTGCACGCCTTCGTCGGTCCAGATCACGTCGCGATCCGGTGGCGAATCGGACAGCATGAACCAGCGCGCCGTGTCGGCGCCGTAGGAGGCGATGATGTCGTCGGGGTCCACGACGTTCTTCTTGGACTTCGACATCTTCTCGATCGCGCCGATCTCGATCGGGGCGCCGGTCTCGACGTCAAAACCGCGGCGGTCGTTACCGACGACCTCGATCCGGACATTGCCAGGCTCGACCCAGTCGCCATTTGCGGCGCGGTAGGTCTCGTGCACCACCATGCCTTGGGTGAAGAGGCCGGCGAAGGGCTCATCGAGCCCGGCATGGCCGGTCTTCTTCATCGCGCGGGTGAAGAAGCGCGAATAGAGCAGGTGAAGGATCGCGTGCTCGACGCCGCCGATATATTGGTCGACCGGCAGGAAGCGATCGACGGCCTTGCGGTCGGTCGGGCTCTCGGTCCGCCACGGGTCAGTGAAGCGGGCGAAGTACCAGGACGAATCCACGAACGTGTCCATCGTGTCCGTCTCACGGCGGGCCGGCGCGCCGCATTGCGGGCAAGCGACGTGCTTCCAGGTCGGATGATGGTCGAGCGGATTGCCCGGCTTGTCGAAGGAGACGTCGTCGGGCAGCTTCACTGGCAGGTCGGTATCCGGCACCGGCACCGTTCCGCAGGCGGAACAGTGGATGATCGGGATCGGGCAACCCCAGTAGCGCTGGCGCGAGATGCCCCAGTCGCGCAGCCGGAAGTTGACTTTGCGCTGGGCGACCGGGCGATTGCCGCGGGTCTCGCTCTCGAGGCGGCGGGCGACCTCCTCCTTGGCCTCGGCGATGGTCATACCGTCGAGAAAGCGGGAATTGATCATGCGACCGTCGCCGTCATAGGCGGTGTCGGTGATGACGAAGCCCGCCGGATCAGTACCTTCCGGCGCGACGACCGGGGTATTGCCCAGGCCATACTTGTTGACGAAGTCGAGGTCGCGCTGGTCATGCGCCGGGCAGCCGAAGATGGCGCCGGTGCCGTATTCCATCAGCACGAAATTCGCGACATAGACCGGCAGAGTCCAGTTCGGATCGAGCGGATGGACCGCGCGCAGACCGGTGTCGAAGCCGAGCTTCTCGGCCTTGTCGATGGCTTCCTGCGCCGTGCCGGTGCGCTTGCATTCCTCGATGAAGGACTGCAGCTCCGAATTATTGGCGGCGAGGGCCTTGGCGATCGGGTGATCGGGAGCGACGGCGACGAATTTCGCACCGAACAGCGTATCCGGCCGCGTGGTGTAGACCTCCACCTCATCCTGGCCGACTGCATTCGATTCGAGGGCGAAACGAACCAGCAGGCCCTCCGAGCGACCGATCCAGTTCTTCTGCATCAGCCGAACCTTGTCGGGCCAGCGGGTCAGGCCGTCGAGCGCATCGTTCAGCTCCTGGCCGTATTCGGTGATCTTGAAGAACCACTGGGTCAATTCGCGGATCTCGACCGGCGCGCCGGAGCGCCAGCCGCGGCCGTCGATGACCTGCTCATTGGCCAGCACGGTCTCGTCGACCGGGTCCCAGTTGACCTTGGCGGTCTTGCGGTCGACCAGCCCGGCCTTGAGGAAGTCCAGGAACATCTTCTGCTGGTGGCGGTAGTAGCTCGGATCGCAGGTGGCGAGCTCGCGGCTCCAGTCGAGCGACAGGCCCATCGACTTGAGCTGCTTGCGCATCGTCGCGATGTTCTCATAGGTCCAGTCGCGCGGATGCACCTTCTTCTGCTTGGCGGCATTCTCTGCCGGCAGGCCGAAGGCGTCCCAGCCCATCGGATGCAGCACCGAGAAGCCCTTGGCGCGCTTGTAGCGCGCGACCACGTCGCCCATCGCGTAGTTGCGGACATGGCCCATATGGATGCGCCCCGACGGGTAGGGGAACATCTCGAGGACATAGTAGCTCGGCCGCGTGTCGTCGTTCCTCGTCTCGAAGAGCTTGCGCTCCTCCCAGACGCTGCGCCATTTCGGCTCGGATTCCTTGGGGTTGTAACGTTCGACGGCCATGTCAGCGAGCAATCACTCTACGGGCATTCTTGCGGGATCCGCCGGTGCGGGAAGCGGCCGGCGCAGGGGTCCGTTGCGAAAAACCGGATGAGGTTTTCCACATCCTGTTCTAGGACACCATTGCGCGCACGGGGTCAACGGCACGCTGGACATGAAGGGCTGCGATATGAGCGATACGGTTACGCGTCTGGAGGCGATTCGGGCCTCGGTCACGCGTGCGGCGCGCGATTTCGGGCGCAAGCCGGAGAGCGTTACGTTGGTCGCCGTGTCCAAGACGAAGCCGGCCGAGCAGATCCTCGAGGCGCTCGAAGCAGGCCAGCGGGTGTTCGGCGAAAACTATGTCCAGGAGGCCAAGGCGAAGTGGCCGGCGCTGAAGGAGCGCTTTCCAGAGGCCGAGCTGCACATGATCGGGCCGCTGCAGTCGAACAAGGCGCGCGAAGCCGTCGCGCTGTTCGACGTCATCGAGTCTCTCGACCGCGAAAGTCTGGCCAAGGAGCTGGCACGCGAGATCGCGCGGGCCGGCAGGGCTCCACGGCTGTTCGTGCAGGTCAATACCGGCGAGGAGCCGCAGAAGGGCGGCATCCTGCCCGGCGATACGGACGCCTTTCTCGCGCGCTGCCGCGAGGTTCACGGTCTCGCGATCGAAGGTCTGATGTGCATTCCGCCGGCGGACGAGCCGCCCTCCCCGCATTTCGGGCTGCTCGCCAAGATCGCCGCTCGCAACGGGCTCAAGGGCCTGTCGATGGGCATGAGCGCCGATTACGAAGCGGCGATCCAGCTCGGCGCCACGCATGTGCGCGTCGGCAGCGCCATCTTCGGGGAGCGCGGCTAGGCTCTCAGCGGTTCGCCGACATCGATGCGGTTGCCATCGGGATCTTCGAAGACGAAGGCGCGTAGCCCATAGTCCTTGTCGCGCAGGCCCTTGACGATGCGCAGGCCGCGCTCGCGAACGATGGCGTGGATGGCCTCGATGTCCTCGACCATCATGTGGGCGACGTTGAATGCTGCCGCCTTATGGCTGGGCTGAAGCGTCAGGTGCAGCTCGGCCGCGTCGCGCTTCAGGATCATGAAGCCAACGGGATTGCCGTTCTCGAAGGTTTTCCGGAAGCCGAGGGCACCGATATAGAAGTCGCAGGCGCGGGCCATGTCGGCAACAGGCAGCATGGTGGCGATCCGCCCGAAGCGGAGGCCGGAAGAGACCGAATCAATCATCGCAAGTTCTCAGGCTGGGAGCGGCTTGACGGCCCGGGACGGTGCCCGAATGCGTTCGCCGTTTCCGAGAGGATGGTCGAGACGGTGCTCGCCCTCGCTTCTAGCCGGATTCGGACTAGCTGACCAGAATGCGGCAATGACGGGCCAGCCGTGGCAGCACCTTGGCGAAGACGTGCGCCTCGACCGCCACGCAGCCGGCGGTCGGCGTGAAGCCCGGGCGGGCAAGATGCCAGAAGATCGCGCTGCCACGCCCGCGAATCACCGGCCGGTCGTTCCAGCCGAGCTCGACGATGATGTCGTAGAGGTGATCCTCGCGTTGGAGCCGTTCCTCGGCTTCGCCCGGCGGGCGGTCGATCAGGCGATTGTAGCGGCGGTCCTTCTGGTCGTCGCACCAGGCATCGCGCGGTCCAATTCGCTTCAGAGGCAGCAGGGTGCGTGGCCGGGCGAGGCGGTCAGCCCGGTAGAAGACGCCGCGCAGCGGCAGCTCGGTTCGCGGGGTGCCGCCGTCGCCCTCGCGTTTGTCGGTGCGAATGCCGGAGCGGCCGAGCGCGCAGGGAAAGACCGCGTTGCCCGCGACGAGGAAACCCTTTCGGCGATCGTGCACTGAAGCGAAAACCCGCAGCGACGAGAGGTTGCGCGGGCGGAAGCCGGGGCGCCCGGCAGTCATTTCACGGTTTCTCACGGGGATTCCAGAATGCGTGACTTGCGATGACGACTCGGGCGGCCCATGTTGCCCTACTCTTTGCGTTCGAGCGAACAGCCCATGTCCGTCGTCCATCATATTCTCCTGGTCGATGACGACCAGACCCTTCGCGACGCCCTCGCGGAACAGCTGGCGCTCTATGACGAGTTCCGGCTGTCGACGGCGGGCAACGCGACGGAAGCGATCAAGGCTGCGCAGAACGAGCGGATCGACCTCGTGGTCATGGATGTCGGGCTGCCCGACATGGATGGGCGCGAGGCCGTGAAGCTGATGCGCAAGAACGGCTTCAAGAGCCCGGTCGTGATGCTCACGGCGCAAAGCTCGGACGCAGACACGGTGCTGGGGCTCGAGGCCGGTGCCAACGACTATGTGGTGAAGCCGTTCAAATTCGCCGTGCTGCTGGCGCGCATCCGGGCGCATCTGCGCCAGTACGAGGCGAGCGAGGATGCCATTTTTCAGGTTGGCCCCTACACATTCCACCCGGGCTCCAAGCTGCTCGTCAGCGAGAAGGGCTCGAAGACCAAGCTGACCGAGAAGGAAACGGCGATCCTGCGCTTCCTCTATCGCGCCGGCCGCAAGCCGATCGCGCGCGAGGTGCTGCTGCAGGAGGTTTGGGGCTATAACAGCCAGGTGACCACGCATACCCTCGAAACCCACATCTACCGGCTGCGCCAGAAGATCGAGCCCGATCCCGGCAATGCCCGTCTCCTCGTGACCGATGCCGGCGGCTACCGGCTGAATCCCTGACGGATGGCTCTCGACGACGACATGGCCTTGCTGGCCCGGCAGCCGCTGCTGAGCCTGATGGAACGCGATGCACTGCGGTTGCTGGCTTTCGCTGCCGAAAGCCGCATCCTGCGGGCCGGCGACGTGCTGTTTCGCGCCGGCGAGCCGTCCGACGGCGCCGTGCTTGTCGTTTCCGGAGCGGTGGCGCTGACGGCGCAGGAGGATGGCCAGCCCGCCAGCGAGATCGTCGGTCCCGGAGCAATGATCGGCGAGCTCGCCCTGTTCACCTCGGTGCCCCGGCAGGTCACGGCCATCGCCCGTGAGCCGACGCAGATCATGCGGTTGCCGCGCAGCGTGATGCGCCGCGTTCTCGGCGAATCGCCGAATTCGGCGGAGGCGATCGTCGAGGCGATCGGAGACCGACTACGGGGTTTCGTCGGAGAGCTGTCCGCGGTGCAGGCGGCGCTTGGCGCGATCGATCGCAAGTAGCGGACGACGCCGGGTCAGGCGGCTGGCGGGTGCCGAGCGGCGCGGATGGCGGCGAATTTCGGCCACAGGATGTTGACGCAGAGCCCCGCCAGGACGAGGCCTGCCGCCAGGAACTTCCAGCCAGGTAAAGGCTCGCCCAGCCAGATCGCGGCGGCGCCCATGCCGAAGACCGGAACGAGCAGGGACGTTGGCGCCACCGTGGCGGCCGTGTAGCGCGAGAGCAGCCAGCCCCACAGGGCAAAGCCGAACATGACGTTGCCCACAGCCTGCCAGATCGCGGCGGCCCAGGCCACGATGGGCGCGCCGATGAGGCCGCCTTGGATTGCTGACCAACCTTCGATGCACCAGGACAGGGCGAAAAGTGGCGGCACGGCAAAGAGGCTCGTCCAGACGACATAGGCCAGCATGTCGACATTGGGGGTGCTGCGCGCCACGATATTGCCGCCGGCCCAGCAAATTGCGGCGCCGAGGATCAGGATGACCCCGAGCGGGGTCGTCGTGCCGTCGGTGTGCCAGAGAATCACGACGATGCCGGCAGCGGCGAGCAGGAGGCCGGCGATCTGGAAAGGCTGGACGCGTTCACGGGTGATCGCCGCGGCGAGCAGGATCGTGAAGAAGGATTGCGACTGCACCACGAGAGAGGCGAGGCCCGGCGTGATGAAGCCTTTGATGGCGATGAACAGCAGCCCGAATTGGCCTGCACCGATCAGGAAGCCATAGGCGGCAAGCTTGCTCCAGGGCACGTCCGGCCGCTTGAGGAAGAAGACCATCGGCAACAGCGCGAAGGTGAAGCGCAGGCAGGCAAAGAGCAGCGGCGGAAAATGCTCGACGCCGATGCGGATGACGACGAAATTCGTGCCCCAGACCACCATCACGGCCAGGGTCAGCAGCGCGTCGCGCAGGGATAGCGATGTCGAAAGGGGGCGCTGCAACGGCTCGGTCTTGCGAAGGCCCGACCGGCGGCCGAGCGCTGCGCGCTATATCATGAAGACGGTCGAGCCGGGCGGTGCGGTGCAACATGGCCGGGGCGCTGCCGACACATGGGCTTGGCCCCGCCTGCCCTCTGCGGAGGTTGGCGTCAGAGCTCCAGCGTCACCGTAACCGGGACGTGATCCGAAGGGCGTTCCCAGCCGCGCGCTTCGCGCAGGAAGGTGAGGTCGCGCAAGGCCGGCTTCAGCGCGTCCGAGAGCCAGATGTGGTCGAGCCGGCGGCCGCGATTGGAGGCTTCCCAGTCCTGCGCGCGATAACTCCACCAGGAATAGAGCTTTTCGGGCTCGGGCTTGAGTGTGCGCGCAGCGTCGGTCCAGCCGAGCTCGCTGCGCAGTTTCTCCAGCGTCGTCGTCTCGATCGGCGTGTGGCTGACCACATCGAGGAGCTGCTTGTGGCTCCAGACGTCATGCTCCAGCGGCGCGATGTTGAGATCACCGAGCAGGATCGCCGGCCGGTCGGTCGGCTTCTTGGTCACGCCCCAGGCTCCGAGCTCGTCGAGGAAAGCGAGCTTATGGGCGAATTTGTCGTTTTTGGCGGGGTCCGGGATATCGCCGCCGGCCGGGATGTAGAAATTATGGATGGCGACACCGGCGGCCGCACCGGCTGCCTTGTCGAGCGTCACCGTCATGTGCCGGGCGTCGTTGCGGCCGCACATCGACATCGCCTCCTTCTCGCTGAAGGGCAGCTTCGAGACGATGGCGACGCCGTTATAGCCCTTCTGGCCGATGAAGGCCTGGTGCACATAGCCGAGCCGATGGAAGTCCTTGGCCGGGAACTGCTCGTCCGGCGTCTTGGTCTCCTGAAGGCAAAGAACGTCGGGCGCGTGGCGGGTGAGGAACTCGCCGACCATGCCGATGCGCAGGCGGACGGAATTGATGTTCCAGCTCGTGACGGTGAGTTGCACGCGAAGATTCCGGCAAAGAGGGAGGCCGGAAACTGGGTCGTCAGACGG contains the following coding sequences:
- a CDS encoding ParB/RepB/Spo0J family partition protein, coding for MAEEQGRSRLGRGLAALIGDVGEEIGAIERARGQRRVPVEFLRPSARNPRRSFAEEDLDDLTASIRERGILQPIIVRSIAGMIDAYEIIAGERRWRAAQRAELHDVPVILVEADDRQALEIAIVENVQRTDLNAIEEAAGYERLIAEFNYTQNDLARVIGKSRSHVANTLRLSKLPEPVRKMVSEGAVSAGHARALLSVSDPELMAKKIVAEGLSVRDIERVVQEETRGETKSAVAAKPRAEKDPDTRALEKALEEALGLSVVISHRPNGAGEVKISYKTLEQLDALCRRLKA
- the holA gene encoding DNA polymerase III subunit delta — translated: MVAIKAHEADRTLARLDPAWRLILFYGPDTGLVSERAGNLARKSVDDPNDAFQLIRMDGDTLAADPLKLVDEANTIGLFGGRRAIRVSSTSKPLLAAVEPLLATPSQDALVILEAGDLQRSNPLRTACEKARSALAVPCYGDAARDLGSIIDEMVRAAGKSIDRTARDHLAGLLGGDRQTSRREIEKLLLYLGADPAVTETHIDAVVGDTAQREQAMLVDAVFAGKLPVLDLAQAKLASEGLDPGVMLGAVLRQALSLLKARQAVEAGRGVKDVVGTMRLPYPRIATTEAALNAWNTAKLTEAISLLGNAVLATRQNSETGRATATRVLWTLARLARSSRAD
- the lptE gene encoding LPS assembly lipoprotein LptE, giving the protein MSSSETAARIIRPSRRSLSLVAALGLAALAGGCFRPLYADSTASTVGGSVKTALRSIEFPEIKGLMGHYLRNELVFEFDGGNEPDAQKTLKFDAALTESIEVITVDYANGRADSAILVATATWKVVRNGSGEVVSSGTSSVREPYERSSQRFATVRAARDAQIRAAKNLASLIRGQIAADLTS
- the leuS gene encoding leucine--tRNA ligase — its product is MAVERYNPKESEPKWRSVWEERKLFETRNDDTRPSYYVLEMFPYPSGRIHMGHVRNYAMGDVVARYKRAKGFSVLHPMGWDAFGLPAENAAKQKKVHPRDWTYENIATMRKQLKSMGLSLDWSRELATCDPSYYRHQQKMFLDFLKAGLVDRKTAKVNWDPVDETVLANEQVIDGRGWRSGAPVEIRELTQWFFKITEYGQELNDALDGLTRWPDKVRLMQKNWIGRSEGLLVRFALESNAVGQDEVEVYTTRPDTLFGAKFVAVAPDHPIAKALAANNSELQSFIEECKRTGTAQEAIDKAEKLGFDTGLRAVHPLDPNWTLPVYVANFVLMEYGTGAIFGCPAHDQRDLDFVNKYGLGNTPVVAPEGTDPAGFVITDTAYDGDGRMINSRFLDGMTIAEAKEEVARRLESETRGNRPVAQRKVNFRLRDWGISRQRYWGCPIPIIHCSACGTVPVPDTDLPVKLPDDVSFDKPGNPLDHHPTWKHVACPQCGAPARRETDTMDTFVDSSWYFARFTDPWRTESPTDRKAVDRFLPVDQYIGGVEHAILHLLYSRFFTRAMKKTGHAGLDEPFAGLFTQGMVVHETYRAANGDWVEPGNVRIEVVGNDRRGFDVETGAPIEIGAIEKMSKSKKNVVDPDDIIASYGADTARWFMLSDSPPDRDVIWTDEGVQGAARFVQRLWRMIGEIAERSDGKVGKPAEFGEAALALRKASHRALDAVGADIERLAFNRCVAHIYTLTNAIGKALDAAAEKPELDADMAFALHEAATIVTQLVAPMMPHLAEECWHALGQPGLVGEASWPVAEAALLKDDAITLPVQLNGKKRAEVTVPADADTVAVEAVVRAHEAVQRALEGRPIRKVIVVPGRIVNVVV
- a CDS encoding YggS family pyridoxal phosphate-dependent enzyme; this encodes MSDTVTRLEAIRASVTRAARDFGRKPESVTLVAVSKTKPAEQILEALEAGQRVFGENYVQEAKAKWPALKERFPEAELHMIGPLQSNKAREAVALFDVIESLDRESLAKELAREIARAGRAPRLFVQVNTGEEPQKGGILPGDTDAFLARCREVHGLAIEGLMCIPPADEPPSPHFGLLAKIAARNGLKGLSMGMSADYEAAIQLGATHVRVGSAIFGERG
- a CDS encoding glyoxalase superfamily protein translates to MIDSVSSGLRFGRIATMLPVADMARACDFYIGALGFRKTFENGNPVGFMILKRDAAELHLTLQPSHKAAAFNVAHMMVEDIEAIHAIVRERGLRIVKGLRDKDYGLRAFVFEDPDGNRIDVGEPLRA
- a CDS encoding L,D-transpeptidase family protein, with protein sequence MTAGRPGFRPRNLSSLRVFASVHDRRKGFLVAGNAVFPCALGRSGIRTDKREGDGGTPRTELPLRGVFYRADRLARPRTLLPLKRIGPRDAWCDDQKDRRYNRLIDRPPGEAEERLQREDHLYDIIVELGWNDRPVIRGRGSAIFWHLARPGFTPTAGCVAVEAHVFAKVLPRLARHCRILVS
- a CDS encoding response regulator transcription factor, producing the protein MSVVHHILLVDDDQTLRDALAEQLALYDEFRLSTAGNATEAIKAAQNERIDLVVMDVGLPDMDGREAVKLMRKNGFKSPVVMLTAQSSDADTVLGLEAGANDYVVKPFKFAVLLARIRAHLRQYEASEDAIFQVGPYTFHPGSKLLVSEKGSKTKLTEKETAILRFLYRAGRKPIAREVLLQEVWGYNSQVTTHTLETHIYRLRQKIEPDPGNARLLVTDAGGYRLNP
- a CDS encoding cyclic nucleotide-binding domain-containing protein, with the translated sequence MALDDDMALLARQPLLSLMERDALRLLAFAAESRILRAGDVLFRAGEPSDGAVLVVSGAVALTAQEDGQPASEIVGPGAMIGELALFTSVPRQVTAIAREPTQIMRLPRSVMRRVLGESPNSAEAIVEAIGDRLRGFVGELSAVQAALGAIDRK
- a CDS encoding EamA family transporter codes for the protein MQRPLSTSLSLRDALLTLAVMVVWGTNFVVIRIGVEHFPPLLFACLRFTFALLPMVFFLKRPDVPWSKLAAYGFLIGAGQFGLLFIAIKGFITPGLASLVVQSQSFFTILLAAAITRERVQPFQIAGLLLAAAGIVVILWHTDGTTTPLGVILILGAAICWAGGNIVARSTPNVDMLAYVVWTSLFAVPPLFALSWCIEGWSAIQGGLIGAPIVAWAAAIWQAVGNVMFGFALWGWLLSRYTAATVAPTSLLVPVFGMGAAAIWLGEPLPGWKFLAAGLVLAGLCVNILWPKFAAIRAARHPPAA
- the xth gene encoding exodeoxyribonuclease III, with amino-acid sequence MQLTVTSWNINSVRLRIGMVGEFLTRHAPDVLCLQETKTPDEQFPAKDFHRLGYVHQAFIGQKGYNGVAIVSKLPFSEKEAMSMCGRNDARHMTVTLDKAAGAAAGVAIHNFYIPAGGDIPDPAKNDKFAHKLAFLDELGAWGVTKKPTDRPAILLGDLNIAPLEHDVWSHKQLLDVVSHTPIETTTLEKLRSELGWTDAARTLKPEPEKLYSWWSYRAQDWEASNRGRRLDHIWLSDALKPALRDLTFLREARGWERPSDHVPVTVTLEL